The following coding sequences lie in one Rutidosis leptorrhynchoides isolate AG116_Rl617_1_P2 chromosome 4, CSIRO_AGI_Rlap_v1, whole genome shotgun sequence genomic window:
- the LOC139845619 gene encoding kinesin-like protein KIN-13B isoform X1: MNAVGRNGQRSGASAVHHHRQHSDNFLDVTSSSSNGRWLQSAGLQHLQQQPSSNTSSSQQDFGYYGGQGGKMYNNNRNVGVQRTSSGSSDLFAEPLTPPGRQKKPVGNGGDDPNGFSPGLLDLHSFDTELISEMPVTGTYGGPLYNDRGKSYDDAESYFGNNKQANKTRDNNVMRSFAPEKEKTGNVAKIKVVVRKRPLNKKELAKNEEDIITTQTHSSCLTVHETKLKVDLTEYMEKHEFVFDAVLNEEVSNDEVYRETVEPIVPIIFQRTKATCFAYGQTGSGKTFTMKPLPLKASRDILRLVNHTYRSQGFQLFFSFFEIYGGKLYDLLNDRKKLCMREDGSKQVCIVGLQEYKVSDVETIKELIERGNATRSTGTTGANEESSRSHAILQLVVKRSVDGNETKPPRVVGKLSFIDLAGSERGADTTDNDKQTRMEGAEINKSLLALKECIRALDNDQGHIPFRGSKLTEVLRDSFVGNSRTVMISCISPNAGSCEHTLNTLRYADRVKSLSKGNKRDTYNSKEPTSVSMSTTVLPRVSSYDDVMVESYTEQADEDDYDTTEEFYEAEQQQPSWRNNTKVESYNISNAQDKNRRINGQTKSKEPPPKAESRNWNPDDELDSLLKEEEDLVNAHRKQVEDTMDIVRVEMNLLVEADEPGNQLDDYVAKLNTILAQKAAAILQLQNRLAHFQKRLKEHDVIVSSGN, encoded by the exons ATGAATGCGGTTGGTAGAAATGGGCAAAGATCCGGTGCATCTGCAGTTCACCACCACCGTCAACACTCTGATAATTTTTTAGatgtgacatcatcatcatctaatggtAGATGGTTACAGTCTGCTGGTTTGCAACATCTTCAACAACAACCATCATCAAACACTTCTTCATCT CAGCAGGATTTTGGATATTATGGTGGTCAAGGTGggaaaatgtataacaataataggAATGTTGGTGTTCAGAGGACATCAAGCGGCAGTAGTGATTTGTTTGCCGAGCCATTAACGCCACCTGGACGTCAGAAAAAGCCCGTTGGTAATGGCGGTGATGATCCTAATGGGTTCAGTCCTGGTCTTTTAGATCTACATTCGTTCGATACTGAGCTTATTTCTGAG ATGCCTGTAACTGGAACATACGGTGGTCCGTTGTACAATGATCGGGGAAAAAGTTATGATGATGCAGAGTCGTATTTTGGTAATAATAAACAAGCCAATAAAACTCGAGATAATAACGTTATGAGAAGTTTTGCTCCTGAGAAAGAGAAGACGGGCAACGTTGCAAAGATTAAAGTTGTG GTGCGTAAGAGACCGTTAAACAAAAAGGAGTTAGCAAAGAATGAGGAAGATATTATTACTACCCAGACGCATTCTAGTTGCCTTACGGTTCATGAGACAAAACTCAAG GTTGATCTGACAGAATACATGGAGAAGCATGAATTTGTATTTGATGCAGTACTAAATGAGGAGGTTTCTAATGATGAG GTCTATCGTGAAACCGTTGAGCCCATTGTTCCAATAATTTTTCAACGTACTAAAGCTACATGTTTTGCGTATGGACAAACAG GAAGTGGAAAGACGTTTACGATGAAGCCGTTACCTCTTAAAGCATCTCGGGATATTTTGAGGCTCGTAAATCATACATATCGCAGCCAAGGTTTTCAGTTGTTTTTCAGCTTCTTTGAAATATACGGTGGCAAACTTTATGATCTCCTCAACGATAGGAA AAAATTGTGCATGAGAGAAGACGGTAGTAAACAAGTATGCATAGTCGGTTTGCAAGAATATAAAGTCTCTGATGTGGAAACAATTAAGGAGCTCATCGAAAGAGGTAATGCAACACGAAGTACGGGCACAACGGGTGCTAATGAGGAATCTTCTAGATCACATGCCATTCTTCAACTTGTTGTTAAACGATCCGTTGATGGAAACGAAACTAAACCACCTCGAGTTGTCGGCAAACTCTCGTTCATAGATCTTGCTGGTAGTGAACGTGGTGCCGATACAACAGACAATGATAAGCAGACAAG AATGGAGGGTGCCGAGATTAATAAAAGTTTGCTCGCGTTAAAGGAATGTATACGAGCACTTGATAACGATCAAGGTCATATTCCTTTTAGAGGCAGTAAATTAACCGAAGTTTTGAGGGATTCGTTTGTTGGAAACTCGAGAACTGTTATGATATCTTGCATTTCACCAAATGCTGGATCGTGTGAGCATACCCTTAATACCTTACGATATGCTGACAG ggTGAAAAGCCTCTCAAAAGGGAACAAGAGAGACACATATAATTCGAAGGAACCGACTTCAGTGTCGATGTCGACAACTGTCTTACCTCGAGTTTCTTCGTATGATGATGTCATGGTTGAATCGTATACTGAACAAGccgatgaagatgattatgatactACAGAAGAGTTCTACGAGGCCGAGCAGCAGCAGCCATCATGGAGGAATAACACAAAAGTcgaatcttacaacatctcaaacgCTCAAGATAAGAACAGAAGAATAAACGGTCAAACTAAGTCAAAGGAGCCGCCACCTAAAGCTGAATCAAGGAACTGGAATCCTGATGATGAGTTGGATTCCCTTTTAAAA GAGGAGGAAGATCTTGTAAATGCGCATCGGAAACAAGTTGAGGATACCATGGATATTGTTCGAGTG GAGATGAATCTGCTGGTGGAGGCAGATGAACCAGGAAACCAGCTAGACGATTATGTGGCCAAATTGAACACAATATTGGCTCAGAAGGCTGCAGCAATATTACAGCTACAGAACCGCTTGGCTCATTTTCAGAAGCGTCTTAAGGAGCATGATGTTATAGTTTCGTCTGGTAACTAA
- the LOC139845619 gene encoding kinesin-like protein KIN-13B isoform X2 produces MNAVGRNGQRSGASAVHHHRQHSDNFLDVTSSSSNGRWLQSAGLQHLQQQPSSNTSSSQDFGYYGGQGGKMYNNNRNVGVQRTSSGSSDLFAEPLTPPGRQKKPVGNGGDDPNGFSPGLLDLHSFDTELISEMPVTGTYGGPLYNDRGKSYDDAESYFGNNKQANKTRDNNVMRSFAPEKEKTGNVAKIKVVVRKRPLNKKELAKNEEDIITTQTHSSCLTVHETKLKVDLTEYMEKHEFVFDAVLNEEVSNDEVYRETVEPIVPIIFQRTKATCFAYGQTGSGKTFTMKPLPLKASRDILRLVNHTYRSQGFQLFFSFFEIYGGKLYDLLNDRKKLCMREDGSKQVCIVGLQEYKVSDVETIKELIERGNATRSTGTTGANEESSRSHAILQLVVKRSVDGNETKPPRVVGKLSFIDLAGSERGADTTDNDKQTRMEGAEINKSLLALKECIRALDNDQGHIPFRGSKLTEVLRDSFVGNSRTVMISCISPNAGSCEHTLNTLRYADRVKSLSKGNKRDTYNSKEPTSVSMSTTVLPRVSSYDDVMVESYTEQADEDDYDTTEEFYEAEQQQPSWRNNTKVESYNISNAQDKNRRINGQTKSKEPPPKAESRNWNPDDELDSLLKEEEDLVNAHRKQVEDTMDIVRVEMNLLVEADEPGNQLDDYVAKLNTILAQKAAAILQLQNRLAHFQKRLKEHDVIVSSGN; encoded by the exons ATGAATGCGGTTGGTAGAAATGGGCAAAGATCCGGTGCATCTGCAGTTCACCACCACCGTCAACACTCTGATAATTTTTTAGatgtgacatcatcatcatctaatggtAGATGGTTACAGTCTGCTGGTTTGCAACATCTTCAACAACAACCATCATCAAACACTTCTTCATCT CAGGATTTTGGATATTATGGTGGTCAAGGTGggaaaatgtataacaataataggAATGTTGGTGTTCAGAGGACATCAAGCGGCAGTAGTGATTTGTTTGCCGAGCCATTAACGCCACCTGGACGTCAGAAAAAGCCCGTTGGTAATGGCGGTGATGATCCTAATGGGTTCAGTCCTGGTCTTTTAGATCTACATTCGTTCGATACTGAGCTTATTTCTGAG ATGCCTGTAACTGGAACATACGGTGGTCCGTTGTACAATGATCGGGGAAAAAGTTATGATGATGCAGAGTCGTATTTTGGTAATAATAAACAAGCCAATAAAACTCGAGATAATAACGTTATGAGAAGTTTTGCTCCTGAGAAAGAGAAGACGGGCAACGTTGCAAAGATTAAAGTTGTG GTGCGTAAGAGACCGTTAAACAAAAAGGAGTTAGCAAAGAATGAGGAAGATATTATTACTACCCAGACGCATTCTAGTTGCCTTACGGTTCATGAGACAAAACTCAAG GTTGATCTGACAGAATACATGGAGAAGCATGAATTTGTATTTGATGCAGTACTAAATGAGGAGGTTTCTAATGATGAG GTCTATCGTGAAACCGTTGAGCCCATTGTTCCAATAATTTTTCAACGTACTAAAGCTACATGTTTTGCGTATGGACAAACAG GAAGTGGAAAGACGTTTACGATGAAGCCGTTACCTCTTAAAGCATCTCGGGATATTTTGAGGCTCGTAAATCATACATATCGCAGCCAAGGTTTTCAGTTGTTTTTCAGCTTCTTTGAAATATACGGTGGCAAACTTTATGATCTCCTCAACGATAGGAA AAAATTGTGCATGAGAGAAGACGGTAGTAAACAAGTATGCATAGTCGGTTTGCAAGAATATAAAGTCTCTGATGTGGAAACAATTAAGGAGCTCATCGAAAGAGGTAATGCAACACGAAGTACGGGCACAACGGGTGCTAATGAGGAATCTTCTAGATCACATGCCATTCTTCAACTTGTTGTTAAACGATCCGTTGATGGAAACGAAACTAAACCACCTCGAGTTGTCGGCAAACTCTCGTTCATAGATCTTGCTGGTAGTGAACGTGGTGCCGATACAACAGACAATGATAAGCAGACAAG AATGGAGGGTGCCGAGATTAATAAAAGTTTGCTCGCGTTAAAGGAATGTATACGAGCACTTGATAACGATCAAGGTCATATTCCTTTTAGAGGCAGTAAATTAACCGAAGTTTTGAGGGATTCGTTTGTTGGAAACTCGAGAACTGTTATGATATCTTGCATTTCACCAAATGCTGGATCGTGTGAGCATACCCTTAATACCTTACGATATGCTGACAG ggTGAAAAGCCTCTCAAAAGGGAACAAGAGAGACACATATAATTCGAAGGAACCGACTTCAGTGTCGATGTCGACAACTGTCTTACCTCGAGTTTCTTCGTATGATGATGTCATGGTTGAATCGTATACTGAACAAGccgatgaagatgattatgatactACAGAAGAGTTCTACGAGGCCGAGCAGCAGCAGCCATCATGGAGGAATAACACAAAAGTcgaatcttacaacatctcaaacgCTCAAGATAAGAACAGAAGAATAAACGGTCAAACTAAGTCAAAGGAGCCGCCACCTAAAGCTGAATCAAGGAACTGGAATCCTGATGATGAGTTGGATTCCCTTTTAAAA GAGGAGGAAGATCTTGTAAATGCGCATCGGAAACAAGTTGAGGATACCATGGATATTGTTCGAGTG GAGATGAATCTGCTGGTGGAGGCAGATGAACCAGGAAACCAGCTAGACGATTATGTGGCCAAATTGAACACAATATTGGCTCAGAAGGCTGCAGCAATATTACAGCTACAGAACCGCTTGGCTCATTTTCAGAAGCGTCTTAAGGAGCATGATGTTATAGTTTCGTCTGGTAACTAA